From Lolium perenne isolate Kyuss_39 chromosome 5, Kyuss_2.0, whole genome shotgun sequence, a single genomic window includes:
- the LOC127298007 gene encoding uncharacterized protein, with translation MPTRSSSPQPRQQQKHQQQRAIMEKKLSPLMDLNAPLAMVILLLLLAFMAGEADAQVFCRSQFNLANEACSLRSFPGANPALPRRLLNASSSAGYELQSARDEHGGSGHGSEHGREHRSEHGSGDHGSSHHHGHHGHVGGADPYDTACCRRLMGIDNACICQAMSFLPVFMSRVKHAIKLTPVPGCDISFECAAVN, from the coding sequence ATGCCAACAAGATCATCCTCTCCACAGCCAAGACAACAGCAGAAGCATCAGCAACAAAGAGCCATCATGGAGAAGAAGTTATCGCCATTGATGGATCTCAATGCGCCGCTGGCCATGGtgatcctcctcctgctgctcgcgTTCATGGCGGGCGAGGCGGACGCGCAGGTGTTCTGCCGGTCCCAGTTCAACCTGGCCAACGAGGCGTGCAGCCTGAGGTCCTTCCCCGGCGCCAACCCGGCGCTGCCCCGGCGGCTGCTCAACGCGTCCTCGTCCGCCGGCTACGAGCTGCAGTCGGCCCGCGACGAGCACGGCGGCAGCGGCCATGGCAGCGAGCACGGCAGGGAGCACAGAAGCGAGCACGGCAGCGGCGACCACGGCAGCAGCCACCACCACGGGCACCACGGGCACGTAGGAGGGGCCGACCCCTACGACACGGCGTGCTGCCGGCGCCTCATGGGCATCGACAATGCCTGCATCTGCCAGGCCATGTCCTTCCTCCCGGTCTTCATGAGCAGGGTCAAGCACGCCATCAAGCTCACCCCCGTCCCCGGATGCGACATCTCCTTCGAGTGCGCCGCCGTCAACTGA